The DNA sequence TGTTCCGAGAGTAAATGCAGTAGAAAATACAGTCAGTAGAAAACTAGAGAATGAAACATCGTAAATGCAAACACCAGTAGgaaattaaccttttggacgccaatgaccgatatatccgcaccgcaggttcaacgccaaaggcTTACTAATCGGTCAATGATCACAGAGTAAAATAGACCTACGTGCacatgcataaagttcaatttcagttttgatacTTCAGTGATGTGGCGTCCgcttgacagcttttgtgtttgacacggcgtcgaaaaggttaaagatACCAATTCTTTATAAACAGTAAAATCCTTTGAAATTGAAGAGTGTGTTGTGTTTCAAATCCTTCTCAGTCCGATACATTTTGTATAGTTAATCTGACTTTGTGTGAAGATTACCAGTCTATCATTCAATTGTCTGTGGTAGAATATAGATTTATTTATAAGGACGAATCAGATCTGATAATACTGAGTCGTAATCTACATCAAAATGGACAATTACAGTCAAACACGAGACGAAaagtcaaaataaaaatgttaatattAAAAGATTAAAAAGCAGGAACTATAGAAGATCTCACAGAATTATAAATAATTCATTCATCAAGTAATCTGAGCTCTAAAAGCATTTATTCAGCCTACAAGCAAACATTCAAACAAGCAACATAATTTTAAGATTTAATGGCTCTCAGGACCCTAAAACGCTTCAGGCCAAATATAAGTAGTATTTTCAGTAAAATATCACTGATATTATTGGTCTAAAATACACTGTACATAAACTAACAACCAGCTAAACTAATAGAAATGCGTAACAATCGAAACAGTGCCATCTATTGTAGGACGGCACAAACCCTTTTTTGATTTTGAATTTTCTATTAATTCAGATGTGTGTGACAAAAACCGGAGTTAGTCACGCCAAGTATGGCTCTAGATCTAAGTCAAATCCAAATTATATACTCAATGCTTTGAGCTTAGTATACTTAAGCTGTGTgttaatttagtaattatctaattatattttaaattatggCAATTGGCTTaacaattattataaaattggtTGATTTTGGAATCAGGATCAAAAGTGCAAGATTTCTTAGATAAACAGTagatttacattattattaagaTTTGTTCTAAAACTCGTTTTGACGACTGTACAGACAGGCGACACAAAAGTCATTTCGAGTTcatattttaaacaaaacaaGGACATTTcaacatttgtatttttaaactcTTGAGTTTATGCCAAACAGGAAAATTGTGTAGTTTGTCAGGGATAGACCAACTTTTTCAGTTAAAGTGTGGTTAAAGGGACCTTAATAACGATATAATATTAACGTCATTATCAACGAAGTTTAAATTTAAGAGCCATCGGCGAGGTTCCTTTTCattgataacgtcacatattataaataaagcaGTCGCAAGTCGCAAAGGCTCCATATACCAACCATAGCCCACACCGTTAACTGACAGttagtaaaccttattacaaaaggcataaggtccaccgatgaacAGTTAAGTGTGGTGCCGTTTGTACAAAAGTTGACTCAGTACGGACCGAGCGGTCTACAATTCAAACGATCAGACAAATACCTAGGGAGCGCAAACAAGGAGCTCGCATCAAATCATATATGATGCGTATTCGCGTCGAGCGACGCCGGCTGCTGGTGGTGCTGGTGCGCCGGCGTGCTCGGCGCGTGCGCGTGCGCGTGCTGCGTGCGCGCGGCGTGCGTGGGCGCGCGCTCGTAGAACAGCATGTAGGCCGCGCAGCGCAGCACCTCCGTGAGCGACACCTCGTGCACCAGGGTGTCCGACGTGTACCACCATCTGAGAACGTTTGACGATCATTAGATGAGTTTACATAGAACTTATCTGTGGCCCTGCGTATTTAGTTGTTTGTAAATCTCTAAACCATTAAGCTACtattaattagttaattacacataacaccaaataatttatttgcacaAATAAAAAGGTAAGATAAGAAAAAGGGCTTTCCTTAAACTGAGAAATTAGTGTTACACAACATTTGACACAATCAATAACCAAGTCCTCACTGGTATCACTGCCAAACGAAATGATGTCTTCTgatcgggtctctattgtttcccaaatagttttaagtcataatgtattgtttgtccgaattttcgttagtcataattggtttttctcagaaacgcgtaacttttcaggattgccataaaacaaacctaacctaacctaacctatctacagaataaccttacgaaaatcctgaaaagttaacggtttcagttttatgactaacgataatatgacaatcaatacattatggcttaaaactttatgggaaacaaagggacccccttCTGATCGTATATTGACAGTTATTAAATATCTTTATAATCAGGGTTGCCAAACAAGTGGGAGTCAAATGGACTCGACAAACTTTTCGTATGACTCCCAACTCAATCGAATATATCGCCAGCATAAAGTGTCTTTATTAGTATTAATTATACCTGtgtgttttaatattaattttaattgtattttaacaCTTATAGGTATTATTGTGATATATGGTTATTATTgcttttttatttgtgattttatttaaatttatcatGTATGGATCATAGTTATCTGAAATaatgtattttgatttttttgatttgatttttaaaagcCAAATGATAACGGCTACCTCTATATTTAACGTAAATCAGATATTAGGTATTTTGTGAGTTTCAACCCGCGCATAACTGCACAGCAAGCCATACCTGCGGGCCTCGAACCCGTTCCCCCGGCGGTAGGTGGCGAAGTGTCCGGACCTGGGCCCGCCCACGTGCACCACGACGGCCGCCAGCCGGTACAACGCGCGGGAAGAACCTTCGCTCTGCTCGGCCTCCGCCAAGCTCGCGCGGAGCCGCCCGCCGCTCATCAGAGAGACTAGGTCCGTCTGGGAACATTtgttatagaaatagaaatcaTGTACTCGTGGCGATGCgaatggggtccctttgtttcccataaagttttaagtcataatgtattgtatgTCATATTattgttagtcataaaactgaaaccgttaacttttcagaattttcgcaaggttattctgtagataggttaggttaggtttgttttatggcaatcctgaaaagtgacgcgtttctgagaaaaaccaattttgactaacgaaaattcgggtaaacaatacattaagacttaaaactatttgggaaacaatacaTGCCGGTATTTAATCGAGGAAACGTTATGAAGATAAAACTAGAGAATTAAGGCCagagcacaccggctgcgttCATGTAGACCGTCCACGTGCCGTTGCGTTAAAATATCGAAGCCGTGCACGCACATGACACGCAATCAGAGCAATCGCAATCCGTGGTAGAACCTCAGTGGGACACACAACAGGgctaataaaaatacaaagggcgagtttaacctcgtgccgcccaagaaaaaaaacgcaagatcagctaaacgcccagtgtgcaatatatgAGCCATAATATTTTGAAGTCGTAACTGCCCACGTACatcaactattttttttttgcaaaaaacttgagcaggattttttttatttatttctgggtatatgtgaataaaaatgaatacagtaaactgaattccaccttcgtatcttttgttcatttaaatgcacattgggtttttgattgatgttataagtaatataatatattttttaaatcaactttaagGCACGTAATAGCGATAACGTAGCCTCTGAATATTATTATTCTgcttaaataattacataataaGCAACGTGAGACAaaaataattagtttttttttattttagtattggtatttttatgtatgttaacattcaTTTATTTGACACTGAAATGCTTTATAACAAGGTCTGAAAAATAGTTAATAAACTTCCTTAACATAAAACTTAATATCCTTCTTAATTATATATAAGTTATAGTATTTTTGCTGTGTTTCAGTATGACTTTCTTcgaaactttatttttcactaagacTGTAAATATTTGGTTCATCACCAGAAAGTTGGTATTCAGGATCACAAATTTTATCATGTGAAGGCAAAAAGTCTTCCAGCTCGTATTCAACATGTAAATCATCATGCAGACCCaaaaataaactatcaaaaaagaaccttcagttgtaggttatattatgtatttttgtaacagtagcgcccagtgtgcaatatgataaacataatcttacgattaagaaaaaaatatatttatttatacctttGTGCAAAAATAacagtatatttcaataaaacaaacatttacGATGTTTTTTATGTCACTCTCTAAACGAAAAGAGCCATGATTAATTTAATAACTCAAGATTATATACCCATGTGTCGCGCATGTTTGAATAATTGCGGAAGTACAACACTTGTGTATGAATATCTGTCAAACGTCAGCTGTCAAAATGGTCGCCACTGAACCGATCATTCACGACCTCTCGGTAAATTCCAATTATGcgcgaaaatttaaaactgacatctgataaacttttatgtacagcgtattgcacactgggcgtttagctctgaatttaatttctaaagtctgggcagttatgctgagtctcactttgtacaatgtattgcacattgggcggcacgaggttaaattTCGTGCTAAGGCCACGCTTGACATACCGCGGGTGGCGGGGCCTGCGTGTAGGGCGCCATGGCCACGGTCTCGGGGAAGGCGACCAGCTCCGTGCGCTTGCTGAGCGCGCCGCCCGCCCACTCCACCCGCCCGATGTGTAGGCAGAGACAAGCTGGTAACTGAAAAAACAAACAAGccaaacgtcttgaaaaacgaacttcgatttttcgTATAAATAAAAATCCTTCAAAATTGGGTAAGAAAATATCCTGTTCGTGTCATAAGTGTCATCGTGTTATGACACCTCAATCAATTAAATCGGCTACCCCGACACACAACACATACAAAATGAAAAAACttgccaaattaaaaaattaaaaagaaaatttgCCGAAAATAAAGGACTGGTACCTTTCCAAAGTTGACGGTACGGATATGTTGCGTGTTAAGTGGCGTGTCGGGCGAGCATTTGTTACAGCGGACACCTTTCACCATCTCCGGAGCCGTAAACGCACGGAGTAACCCTGGAGAAATAACATTAATGTAAAGAGAAAGTTCAAGAtatttgtagagtcatatgtacaGCAAGAGCATATCTTTTCTGAATCTAACTACTGAATACTACTGAATTTGCGTCATATAACAAGACAgatttttgtaccgagactgactgtcttgctatttcagtcagtctcggtacctacaaatagttatttgttttacaagagggcaaagttgttgtttaaccgctcgtgctaatattgatacccgagcaagcgaaatattccagaattgaaccacgagcgtagcgagtggttcgaaaaatggaatcttgagcgttgcaagggtttcaaagcacgggggttaaacaaaatttgcccccaagtgaaacacaaaacatttttcaccacaccattccgaagcaaatattaaatgtaaaatatcaaacaaaatgtaaccaaatcaaattcatatgaatgttattaaacatttatcatccaaaatcatcatttaaaagtctatTCTACccgcaaacataagaaaacaattaaaaatttgcatttgattactttgcctcacatgtgaataaaatgcaactttgctatcagtttttgaagtgcaaaataagcctttccgagctggtgtggtgaaaaagtacATTATCTGAActaacatgacaaatacgaccgtttccgtgaaaatacaatggaaaataattatacactgCATCTGTACATTTACGAGTGCATCAGACATGGCATCAAGCTCCCAAGAGGTTTATCACGAGCCGTTAAGGCAAGTGCAAGACCTAAGACGAGTGATGATTTAGTTTAGAAAGTATGATCATGAATTTATCAGATTATTTTGTTACATGAAATATACTACCAGTCACGCCAACATACCAGCAAGACTGTAGGTGCCTGTGTTACCGATGGCTGCGTTCGCCATTGATAGCGAGATGCTGTCAAATTTGTCATACCGGATCGGactctgaaaaacaaaaaaatctgtCTAATAGTTCTTTTTTTCAAAGTTCTACTTTGTCCTATCGTCATCATTCTCTTgtccttgtcccattcacttggggtcggcgcagcacgTCTTTCTCTTCCTTACCTCTCTGCCGGCCGTCATCtaatcattcacttgcgttcgtttcatatcatctctcacacagtccatccaccctttcctcggttttcctttcctcgtacttccctcgtACGACAGGGTGGCCTGACCATAATTTCGGGGACAAATGTTTACAGACCCCAAAAAAGTTTTCGATTTTATAAAGAAAAGTTTTCCATAGTTCTTCTTACTGTAGTTTACTGTTTCATGTATGTTTCTGTGTTGTTTccttgataaataaataaaagtgaatACCTGCCTTCCAAATGAGGCAAAAAATTTACAACGAAATATTTTTAAGTGATCGTCAGGCGTATATCGGGGAAGGATAATTGGTTACCTTGGTGCCGCACACAGTGCACTGCAGGCGGGAGGCGAGCGTGCCGCGGaagggcggcgcgggcgcggggcgcgcgg is a window from the Cydia fagiglandana chromosome 13, ilCydFagi1.1, whole genome shotgun sequence genome containing:
- the LOC134669935 gene encoding ubiquitin carboxyl-terminal hydrolase 30 homolog, giving the protein MDSGDRILVAAGLTAAVVVGAFVLWGPGGAPKMRKRRGQIAGLQNLGRTCFLNTLLQALAACPLFIDWLKKYAKADSHNSMITTLYTVIEVVNGTHEAARGTPVCPLGVLQALRAAGWVVPADQQDAHELLHVLLSCIEEETIAMSKKPGCLSDALGLGGGRAWSALASPASPPAAGPGARADSTPPTPGPAAARPQSAAADEPALADPDPEEAPAPRRLAKGVSRSFCHLSSVGRRWVPAAPARPAPAPPFRGTLASRLQCTVCGTKSPIRYDKFDSISLSMANAAIGNTGTYSLAGLLRAFTAPEMVKGVRCNKCSPDTPLNTQHIRTVNFGKLPACLCLHIGRVEWAGGALSKRTELVAFPETVAMAPYTQAPPPATDLVSLMSGGRLRASLAEAEQSEGSSRALYRLAAVVVHVGGPRSGHFATYRRGNGFEARRWWYTSDTLVHEVSLTEVLRCAAYMLFYERAPTHAARTQHAHAHAPSTPAHQHHQQPASLDANTHHI